From one Triticum urartu cultivar G1812 chromosome 3, Tu2.1, whole genome shotgun sequence genomic stretch:
- the LOC125548409 gene encoding probable GABA transporter 2: MAPAAFDAEAGGPAIVAAAGNDAHKPAPGADADAGAAFVLESKGTWWHAGFHLTTAIVGPTVLTLPYALRGMGWALGITTLSLIAAVTFYEYSLMSRVLDHCEARGRRHIRFRELATDVLGSGWMFYFVVIVQTAINTGVSIGSILLAADCIEIMYSSLAPNGPLKLYHFIIIVAVVLAFLSQLPSFHSLRHINLVSLLLSLGYTILVSAACIRAGLSKNAPAKDYSLSSSKSEQTFNAFLSISILASVFGNGILPEIQATLAPPAAGKMMKALVMCYSVIGFTFYLPSITGYWAFGSQVQSNVLKSLMPDSGPALAPTWLLGLAVLFVLLQLLAIGLVYSQVAYEIMEKNSADVTQGKFSRRNLVPRLLLRTLYLAFCALMAAMLPFFGDIVGVVGAVGFIPLDFVLPVIMYNIALAPPRRSTLYIANTVIMVVFTGIGAIGAFASIRKLVLDAGQFKLFSNNVVD; the protein is encoded by the exons ATGGCGCCTGCCGCGTTCGACGCCGAGGCCGGCGGCCCGGCGATCGTGGCCGCGGCAGGCAACGACGCGCACAAGCCCGCCCCCGGAGCCGACGCCGATGCCGGCGCCGCCTTCGTGCTCGAGTCCAAAG GGACGTGGTGGCACGCGGGTTTCCACCTGACGACGGCGATCGTGGGGCCGACGGTGTTGACGCTGCCGTACGCGCTGCGGGGGATGGGCTGGGCTCTCGGCATCACCACGCTCTCCCTCATCGCCGCCGTCACCTTCTACGAGTACTCCCTCATGTCCCGCGTGCTCGACCACTGCGAGGCGCGCGGCCGCAGGCACATCCGCTTCCGCGAGCTCGCCACCGACGTCCTCG GCTCCGGGTGGATGTTTTACTTCGTGGTGATTGTGCAGACGGCCATCAACACAGGCGTTAGCATCGGTTCCATCTTGCTGGCGGCCGATTGCATCGAG aTAATGTACTCGAGCCTTGCTCCCAATGGTCCCCTAAAACTGTACCACTTCATCATCATCGTGGCTGTGGTGCTGGCCTTCCTCTCCCAACTACCATCGTTCCACTCGCTGCGGCACATCAACTTGGTCTCACTACTCCTAAGCTTGGGCTACACCATCCTTGTGTCTGCTGCTTGTATTCGTGCAG GTTTGTCGAAAAACGCTCCAGCCAAGGACTACTCTCTAAGCTCATCCAAGTCAGAGCAGACCTTCAATGCCTTCCTCTCCATTTCCATCCTGGCATCTGTTTTCGGCAATGGCATTCTGCCTGAAATCCAG GCTACCTTGGCGCCGCCGGCCGCCGGGAAGATGATGAAGGCTCTGGTGATGTGctactccgtcataggcttcacCTTCTATCTCCCGTCCATCACCGGCTACTGGGCGTTCGGCAGCCAGGTCCAGTCCAACGTCCTCAAGAGCCTCATGCCGGACTCAGGGCCGGCCCTCGCGCCGACCTGGCTGCTGGGCCTCGCTGTTCTCTTCGTCCTCCTCCAGCTCCTAGCCATTGGGCTCGTGTACTCCCAGGTGGCATACGAGATCATGGAGAAGAACTCAGCGGACGTGACACAGGGCAAGTTCTCGCGCCGGAACCTGGTGCCGCGGCTGCTGCTGCGGACGCTCTACCTGGCCTTCTGCGCGCTCATGGCCGCGATGCTGCCCTTCTTTGGCGACATTGTCGGCGTGGTCGGCGCCGTGGGGTTCATCCCGCTCGACTTTGTCCTCCCCGTCATCATGTACAACATCGCGCTTGCGCCGCCGAGGAGGTCCACGCTGTACATCGCCAACACGGTCATCATGGTCGTCTTCACAGGCATCGGGGCCATCGGCGCCTTCGCCTCTATACGGAAGCTCGTGCTAGACGCCGGCCAGTTTAAACTCTTCAGCAACAACGTAGTCGACTGA